The genomic stretch TCCGGCCTGGTTTAGTAGCTAATTTTGCAGACAAACATGTTTTCCTATGAAACGTTATATCTGGATTGCTGGGTTGGGGGTTTTTATCCTTTTCCTGTTTGCAGGGTTTTATTACTACACCTACGTACATCAGAGTGATAAACTGCCTGTACTCGGCAATCCAGGACATGTAGTAGGTGATTTTAGTTTTACCGATCAAACGGGACAGCCATTTACACAGCAGGATATGAACGGTAAAGTGAGTGTGGTGGAATTTTTCTATACAACCTGCCCAGATCTTTGCCCGCGCATGAATGCCAACATGCAGAAGGTGTATGAAAAATTCAAACACACGCCCGGCTTTGAAATCCTTTCCCATACGGTTAATCCGGATCACGATACGCCTCCTGTGCTGGCTAAATATGCCGAGCAGTATGATGCTGACCCAAGGGTCTGGAAATTTCTCACTGGCCCTGCACCAAAGATTTACTCCATGGCCGAAAACGATTATCTGATCGGATCTGTAGATAGTGCGCATGTGTCGGGCTTGTTTGTACATTCACAATGGTGGGCACTGGTCGATAAACATCGGCGCATCCGCGGATTCTACGATGGTACCAATCCGCAGGATATTAGCAAACTGGAGCACGATATCCCAATATTGCTGAGAGAAAAATAAAGCTTCAGTCGTCTTCCAGCTCTTCTTTGGCAGGCAATGGCGGAAATGGTGCGTGCGGCTCGGTTTGATACCAGTAGGCCACCGATGAAATATCCGAGCGCTGGGGCAGATAGGTGCCATCCCTCCGCCAGCCCAAGTCCTGAATAGTTACCCGAAGATCATGCTGAAAGCGAATCGGATCCATAATATGCCAGCGATACATACCAAATCGCTGCTGCGTTTGGTACAATCCATCTGGTTTGATTACCTGGCACAAGCCGGAATAGGGTGAGGTGAAGGTTTCATACTGATGGGTCTGCTGGTTTTCAAAATCATAGGAGCCGCAGAAATAGTCTTCCGTACCGGTGCCATTGATAGTAGGGAACTGCCGGTCACCGTCAATATAAAATTTAATTTCTCCTTCACCCCACCAGCCATTGTTGTGCACACCCCAGGCCAGATAGGTGCCCACATATTGTCCGCGGCCTTTGACTCCATCCAAAATGGTATAGGGCTGTTTGTACGGATTGGGATTCACATGCCGGAATTGCGCATGGAAATAAGCTGCGTCTTCGGGGATGGCCGTAAGGGTATAATCAATCTGATAATACAGCGTCATAGGCTCATCGCCTATATTTTGCAGGGTCATCAGGCATTTTTTTCGGAAAGGCATCACCCAGTAGCAATTCAGGGCGCTGCCGGGGTTCACACATACGGCAAGCGATTGCAGAGGCGCATATTTTCCCCATCCCATGCAAAAGAAATCACCCACAGGCACTTCAACCGAGGGCGTGGGCTCATCATCCCAGTAAATACGCAGAATTTCAAAACGCCAGTAGCCGGTGGGCGTCATCCAGATGTGCTGGATGGCTCCCGGACCCTGAATCAGGGCCAGCGTATCGGTATGCCCGGGCTGAATGCGAATGAAAGGATTGACTTTCCAGCCCTGACCCAGATCACGAGCGGCCAAAGCAGCCGTACCATTGGCCAGAGTAGCCATACCGCCTTTGCCTTTTTCACCTGTCGGATTTTCGGGGCTGATGGAACGGGTTTGTGCATCTGAAAGCCGGAACAAATTGCCCATATTCATCTGCAACCCGTTCCATGCATCTGTTTGCTGAGCATACAGCAGCTGGCCGTATCCGCATACTGTAAGCAAAAGAAAAACCATGTATTTCATGATCCAGGATTTGCAGAAAAATAAAGAAATCTGATCGCTTTTTAAGTTAAAAGGTTTATCCCGGGTTATAGCCAACCGGTTTGTCACAACTTATACACAAATGGATGGAAAGAGGATCTGATCCACAAATCGGATCCTTCTTCCTGCTTACTTTCGCATCTGCAAATTCGGTTTTGAGTTTGCCGGAGAAAGGTCGTTTGCCTAACAGCAAATGTGAAAAGGGAACCGTGTGCAAATCACGGGCTGACGCGCAACTGTGAGTATCATACCCACCTTTCATCCTTGCCTGCGGGCTTGCATTCCACTGTCTGTTCAATCAGATGGGAAGGATGATGAAAGGGATACAAGCCAGGAGACCTGCCTTTCTCTGCCATGACGGGCTTTCGCGGAATAAAGCCAACGTCAGGATGGTTATACATACTGTGATTATACCCTCCTGCCATTGACCCTGCCCATCGGCAGGTAGTTTTCTCCGCAATGCCCGCCTGTTTTGATTTTCAATCTAAAAAAAATTGTTTCAACCACTTCCAAAAACACAAATATTATGTTCACACACCTACTGGGTTATCCCCGCATCGGGCTACATCGCGAACTGAAACGCGCCTGTGAGCAATATTGGGCAGGCAAAATTTCACAGGACGAGCTTCTGCGTACCGGCAAAATGATTCGGGAATCAAACTGGCAGCAGCAGATCGCTGCAGGCATAGATTGGCTCCCTTGCGGTGATTTTTCCTTCTATGATCATGTGCTCGATATGAGCCTGATGCTGGGGGTGATTCCAGAACGATTTGCCCCTTTGAAAGAAAAAGGAGTGGATGGACTCGACCTGTATTTTGCGATGGCACGAGGCTATCAGCGCGATGGACTGGATATTCCGGCGCTGGAAATGACCAAATGGTTTAATACAAATTATCATTATCTCGTACCCGAATTCGCTCCTGATCAATCATTTAGTTTACAGCCCTATTCTCTCCTGGAAGCACTTGCAGAAGCTCAGGCATTTCAACGCCCGGTCAAACCCATCCTCATTGGCCCCGTGTCCTACCTGTTGCTGGGTAAGATGAGTACCGCTCACAGCAATCCCCTGCACTTGCTACCCAGTCTGCTTCCCTGCTATGCCGAGCTGCTCCGCTTGCTCCACAGGCATGGCGTCCAATGGGTTCAGCTTGACGAACCTTTTCTGGCAACAGATCTTGCTGCAGACTCATTACAGGCTTTCCGGGATGCTTATAGTTATTTGCATGGGGAGATTCCCGAGATACATGTATTGTTGGCTACCTATTTCGGGGGGTTGGGAGATTATCTGCCCCAGGTTGTGCAATGGCCGGTGCAGGGTGTTCATCTGGACTTGGTCAGTGATCCTGAGCAGCTGCAACCAGCACTGCAGTTGTTGCCACCCGATAAATGGCTTTCGATGGGTATTGTAGATGGCCGCAATGTCTGGAAAAATGATTTTACCTATTCCCTGAGCCTTATTGAACAAGCTGTTCAAAAGCTGGGACCGGAACGCATCCTGCTGGCTCCATCCTGCTCGCTGCTTCATGTGCCGTATGATCTGCAACTGGAAACCAACAGCAAAGGCCTACCCAACGCTGTGAAAAGCTGGCTGGCATTTGCCCAGCAGAAGCTGGAAGAGCTGACCGTACTCAAACAACTGGCCGTTGCCGGCACCCATCGGCAGGCTCTTCCCAGGCTGATTGAAAACCAGCTTGCCATTGAACAGAAAAAGATTGCGGCTTTTGCCCACCTGCCCGGGATTCAGCAACGCATAGCCCGTTTGCAGGAAAACGATCTGCATCGCCTGCATGCATTTCCCATCCGGAAAGCTGCCCAGCAACAAGCACTCCAGCTACCCCTGCTCCCTACAACGACCATAGGGTCTTTCCCGCAAACAACCGAACTGCGCCAACTGCGCGCACGCTGGAACAAAGGAGAAATCTCCGATAAAGCTTATGAACAGGCACTGGAAGAATCAATCCGGGAAGTAATCGCCTTGCAGGAACAGATCGGCCTTGATGTGCTGGTACATGGCGAATTTGAGCGCAGTGATATGGTGGAATATTTCGCCCGGCAGCTTACCGGCTTTGCATTTACCGAACACGGCTGGGTGCAGAGTTACGGTAGCCGTTGTGTAAAACCTCCTATTCTGTTCGGAGATGTAACCCGTAAACAGGATATGACGGTGCGCTGGATTCGTTTTGCCCAATCCCTCACTTCCAGGCCAGTAAAAGGTATGCTTACCGGGCCGGTTACTTTGTTGCAATGGTCTTTTGTACGAAACGATATGCCCCGTGAACAAATTGCCTATCAGCTGGCACTGGCCATCCGCGATGAAGTCAAGGCCCTCGAAGAAGCCGGAATCCGGGTAATCCAGATCGATGAACCCGCTTTCCGCGAAGGCCTTCCTTTGCGCAGGGAACAGCAACCAGCCTACCTGCAATGGGCTGTCAGAGCCTTCCGCCTAGCATCCTGCGGTGTAAAAGATGAAACCCAGATCCATACCCACATGTGCTACAGCGAATTCAATTCCATCATGCAGCATATTGCCGACCTGGATGCTGATGTGATTACAATCGAGGCTTCCCGTTCGCACATGGAGCTGCTGGATGCTTTCGGAGATTTTCAATATCCCAACGATATAGGTCCGGGCATTTATGATATCCATTCACCCCGCATCCCCTCGGCAGATGAAATGGTAGCATTGCTTCAAAAAGCCGCCCACATCATTCCGGTCAGGCAGCTTTGGGTGAATCCGGACTGTGGACTGAAAACCCGCAACTGGCCCGAGGTAAAGGCATCCCTGCAAAATATGGTGGCTGCCGCCCAACGGGTACGCAACATGTACATTTCATCCCGGCAGGCTGTGAATCCATAGCTTTGCGGCCATGTTTTATGGCAAATGGAAAGTCTGGATGGGAATTTTAGGGCTTGTGCTGGCCGGCACAGGCGTATGGGTATTGGGGCTGAGACATTTTATTGCAAGGCCTGTCTTCGTGGAAGACCGAACACACCGGGTTTGGCTGCCTGTCGGATACTCCGTATTCGGAATAGATATTTCTCAGTATCAGCGGACCATTGACTGGGGAAAACTCAGGCAGGAGCGGATTGCGGGTCAGCCCATCCGGTTCGTATTCATCAAGGCTACGGAAGGCATCAGCCGGCAGGATCCCCTGTTTGCACAACATTGGGCCAAAGCCCATGCTGCTGGCTTTATCTGCGGGGCCTACCATTTTTTCTATGCCACCCGCAATCCCCTGCTGCAGGCCAGAAATTTTGAACAGACGGTTAAACTGATGCCAGGCGATATGCCACCGGTGCTGGATGCGGAAGTAGACAACCATCAGCCCGATTCCGTTATCCGGCAAACCATGCGTACCTATCTGAATGAATTGACACGTTATTACGGAGTAAAACCCATCATTTACACCAACCTACATTTTTACCGAAACTATATCAGGGGATATCTGGATGATTATCCCATCTGGATTGCCCAACACAGCCTACGTTCTCTGCCTCAGGATGCAACCGGCTGGATTTTTTGGCAAATCAGCGACGAGGCGCATATGCAGGGAATAACCGGATTCACTGACCTGAATGTTTTTCGGTATGATTTTGATCAGCTTCGCGCTTTGTGTTTACCGTGAATTTCCTGAAATGCAGATTTTTTCATACATTCATCAAATGAATCAGCAACCAAGAATTGATCCGGAAATCAAGCAACAATTCAAAAAAATCTGGCTTTCGTTATTCATCTGGGTGGTGTGGTTGAATGTGAATATGATAGCCGGTGTAATTTTTGATCTGGGATTTTTTGACAACCCCCTGATTCCCGTGTGGGCACATGTGCTTTTTTTCATCTGGTTTTTATCCAGTTTTCTGGGTATGAGCTGGATTACCTATCACATCTGGGGCAGAACCCTGCATATTCCCTTCCGCATAGGGCATCATCTTCCCACCAGGCATCATTAAAATCGCCTACCCAGAATAAGTTTTACGATATCCCGATCCGTACTG from Thermoflavifilum aggregans encodes the following:
- a CDS encoding glycoside hydrolase family 172 protein, whose amino-acid sequence is MKYMVFLLLTVCGYGQLLYAQQTDAWNGLQMNMGNLFRLSDAQTRSISPENPTGEKGKGGMATLANGTAALAARDLGQGWKVNPFIRIQPGHTDTLALIQGPGAIQHIWMTPTGYWRFEILRIYWDDEPTPSVEVPVGDFFCMGWGKYAPLQSLAVCVNPGSALNCYWVMPFRKKCLMTLQNIGDEPMTLYYQIDYTLTAIPEDAAYFHAQFRHVNPNPYKQPYTILDGVKGRGQYVGTYLAWGVHNNGWWGEGEIKFYIDGDRQFPTINGTGTEDYFCGSYDFENQQTHQYETFTSPYSGLCQVIKPDGLYQTQQRFGMYRWHIMDPIRFQHDLRVTIQDLGWRRDGTYLPQRSDISSVAYWYQTEPHAPFPPLPAKEELEDD
- a CDS encoding SCO family protein — its product is MKRYIWIAGLGVFILFLFAGFYYYTYVHQSDKLPVLGNPGHVVGDFSFTDQTGQPFTQQDMNGKVSVVEFFYTTCPDLCPRMNANMQKVYEKFKHTPGFEILSHTVNPDHDTPPVLAKYAEQYDADPRVWKFLTGPAPKIYSMAENDYLIGSVDSAHVSGLFVHSQWWALVDKHRRIRGFYDGTNPQDISKLEHDIPILLREK
- a CDS encoding glycoside hydrolase family 25 protein; the protein is MFYGKWKVWMGILGLVLAGTGVWVLGLRHFIARPVFVEDRTHRVWLPVGYSVFGIDISQYQRTIDWGKLRQERIAGQPIRFVFIKATEGISRQDPLFAQHWAKAHAAGFICGAYHFFYATRNPLLQARNFEQTVKLMPGDMPPVLDAEVDNHQPDSVIRQTMRTYLNELTRYYGVKPIIYTNLHFYRNYIRGYLDDYPIWIAQHSLRSLPQDATGWIFWQISDEAHMQGITGFTDLNVFRYDFDQLRALCLP
- the metE gene encoding 5-methyltetrahydropteroyltriglutamate--homocysteine S-methyltransferase, which gives rise to MFTHLLGYPRIGLHRELKRACEQYWAGKISQDELLRTGKMIRESNWQQQIAAGIDWLPCGDFSFYDHVLDMSLMLGVIPERFAPLKEKGVDGLDLYFAMARGYQRDGLDIPALEMTKWFNTNYHYLVPEFAPDQSFSLQPYSLLEALAEAQAFQRPVKPILIGPVSYLLLGKMSTAHSNPLHLLPSLLPCYAELLRLLHRHGVQWVQLDEPFLATDLAADSLQAFRDAYSYLHGEIPEIHVLLATYFGGLGDYLPQVVQWPVQGVHLDLVSDPEQLQPALQLLPPDKWLSMGIVDGRNVWKNDFTYSLSLIEQAVQKLGPERILLAPSCSLLHVPYDLQLETNSKGLPNAVKSWLAFAQQKLEELTVLKQLAVAGTHRQALPRLIENQLAIEQKKIAAFAHLPGIQQRIARLQENDLHRLHAFPIRKAAQQQALQLPLLPTTTIGSFPQTTELRQLRARWNKGEISDKAYEQALEESIREVIALQEQIGLDVLVHGEFERSDMVEYFARQLTGFAFTEHGWVQSYGSRCVKPPILFGDVTRKQDMTVRWIRFAQSLTSRPVKGMLTGPVTLLQWSFVRNDMPREQIAYQLALAIRDEVKALEEAGIRVIQIDEPAFREGLPLRREQQPAYLQWAVRAFRLASCGVKDETQIHTHMCYSEFNSIMQHIADLDADVITIEASRSHMELLDAFGDFQYPNDIGPGIYDIHSPRIPSADEMVALLQKAAHIIPVRQLWVNPDCGLKTRNWPEVKASLQNMVAAAQRVRNMYISSRQAVNP